In Candidatus Paracaedibacteraceae bacterium, the genomic stretch AAATGTCGAAATTAAAAATTCCCATCTCTGCTCTTTGATTATTGCCTCAATTCTATTACTTTATGTACGTTATGATTCTGGCACCCCTTGGGGGCATCTCTATATAACACCTCTTACAAGTTATGCTTTTTATCTATGGCTCATCGTTTCGTATGATCGAGAAAAAAATATACTGCTTTATGCCCTGACAACAAGCCTTTTTCTGTTGGAACTCATTATACTAAAACGGTCAGAACTCTTATTTTTTTCACTTCTGACCAGCTTAATAATGGCCTTAGATCACTATAAAGTTACCCTAAAGAAAACTATATTATCTTGTCTGATCGTATTGTTAACTACGTTGCCATTTTTTGGTTATCTATATTCAACTCTTTATAAATCCATACATGTTAGGTTAAATCTTTGGTATCTGGCTCTTAAAACAGGGATAAATGGTTTTCCTTTGGGTATAGGCTTAGGTCAATACCAAGCACAAAGCATCACACCAAAATGGACTGAAGATTTGTATATTCCTAACTATGATACATTTCAATATCCACATAATCAGTTTTTATATTGGTTTGCAGAAAGTGGCGTAATTGGCTTGCTATTAGGAATAGCTTTTATTTATATAATATCAAGCCATTTAAAGTATTTAGCACCCTATTGGAAGTTTGGGGTTTTTACCATTTTAGTTCTAGCATCATCAACTCATGATATTATTAGTTTTAGAATCTTACCGATATTTTTAGCGTTAATTTTTATTTTGTCCAAAGATCAAAAACCTACCAAAGAACTTCCTTAACATCATGGATATTTTTGGCTAAATGATGTTTCATCTTCCGCAAAGCACGAGCTTCCAACTGACGGACACGTTCTTTACTGATATTCATCATGTCGCCAATTTGCTCGAGAGTCAAAGGGTTATCACTCAAATGGCGACACTGGATAATTTGACGCTCACGAATAGGTAACTGACGCAACGATGATTCAAGCCAATGACGTCGGACAGAACGATCGTATTCCTCTAAAGCCTCGGTTTCCGGGCTTGGATTTTGATCAACTAATGTATCAACCCAATCCTCATTACTTTCATCTCCCAACGGCGAACTTAAGGATAAATCATGTCCTGACAAACGATTTTCCATATTCTCCACATCACGAATCGAAACATGAAGGATATCCGCGATCTTAGCCTTGTCTTCAGGCTCTAAGATATCCGTTGTTACCGAAGCGAGTTGCGAGCGCAATCGACGTAAGTTAAAGAATAACTGTTTTTGAGCTGAGGTCGATCCTGTGCGCACAATAGACCAGTTTCGTAGAATATAATCTTGAATAAATGAGCGAATCCACCACTTGGCATAGGTTGAAAATCGAATATCCCGTTCCGGCTCAAACCGTTCAGCCGCCTGCATGAGGCCAACATTCCCCTCTTGAATAAGGTCGGAAATAGGTAATCCATAGTGGCGAAACTTAACAGCAGATGATATGACTAAACGCGAATAAGCGCGGGTTAATTCATGCAGGGCACGCTCATTGCCATCATCACGCCAAGCATGAGCCAATTCTTGCTCTTTTTCTCGTGTCAGAACAGGCTGATTCATAACTTCACGAACATAAGCGAGATCAGCACGCTGGGTGTCATCATCGCCATAAACTTGCATTTTACCTGACATATCATCATCCTGATTACTTTGCCACGACTTAATGATATAGTTATTCGAGTAAAGATTTAATTAACGAGACCATAAATAATGATTCGCGATACCCTGTACCCTGAGATATTACCGCATCAATTCGGATATTTGGCGGTTGATAATCTCCATCAAATTTACTGGGAAGAATGTGGCAACCCACAAGGAGTACCCATTGTCTTTATCCATGGAGGGCCCGGAGCTGGTTCGAGCCCAGCATCTCGCCGCTTTTTTGATCCAGACTATTATCGGATCATTGTCCTTGATCAACGCGGATCTGGACGCTCTCTCCCTTTAGGTGAGATTCGTAACAACACAACACC encodes the following:
- a CDS encoding RNA polymerase factor sigma-32, which translates into the protein MSGKMQVYGDDDTQRADLAYVREVMNQPVLTREKEQELAHAWRDDGNERALHELTRAYSRLVISSAVKFRHYGLPISDLIQEGNVGLMQAAERFEPERDIRFSTYAKWWIRSFIQDYILRNWSIVRTGSTSAQKQLFFNLRRLRSQLASVTTDILEPEDKAKIADILHVSIRDVENMENRLSGHDLSLSSPLGDESNEDWVDTLVDQNPSPETEALEEYDRSVRRHWLESSLRQLPIRERQIIQCRHLSDNPLTLEQIGDMMNISKERVRQLEARALRKMKHHLAKNIHDVKEVLW